One Ficedula albicollis isolate OC2 chromosome Z, FicAlb1.5, whole genome shotgun sequence DNA window includes the following coding sequences:
- the LOC107604278 gene encoding SH3 domain-containing protein C23A1.17-like — MERTEPSLPVLLPTRPRASLTPVQNPSPLPLPHSLTPVQNPSPLPLPHSLTPVQNPSPLPLPHSLTPVQNPSPLPLPHSLTPVQNPSPLPLPHSLTPVQNPSPLPLPHSLTPVQNPSPLPLPHSLTPVQNPSPLPLPHSLTPVQNPSPLPLPHSLTPVQNPSPLPLPHSLTPVQNPSPLPLPHSLTPVQNPSPLPLPHSLTPVQNPSPLPLPHSLTPVQSRSPVPLPHSLTPVQSHRSPPRSNFGAERRSR, encoded by the exons atggaaagaac CGAGCCCTCCCTGCCGGTTCTGCTACCGACTCGGCCGCGGGCCTCGCTCACCCCTGTCCAGAATCCCTCCCCGCTCCCGCTGCCCCACTCGCTCACCCCTGTCCAGAATCCCTCCCCGCTCCCGCTGCCCCACTCGCTCACCCCTGTCCAGAATCCCTCCCCGCTCCCGCTGCCCCACTCGCTCACCCCTGTCCAGAATCCCTCCCCGCTCCCGCTGCCCCACTCGCTCACCCCTGTCCAGAATCCCTCCCCGCTCCCGCTGCCCCACTCGCTCACCCCTGTCCAGAATCCCTCCCCGCTCCCGCTGCCCCACTCGCTCACCCCTGTCCAGAATCCCTCCCCGCTCCCGCTGCCCCACTCGCTCACCCCTGTCCAGAATCCCTCCCCGCTCCCGCTGCCCCACTCGCTCACCCCTGTCCAGAATCCCTCCCCGCTCCCGCTGCCCCACTCGCTCACCCCTGTCCAGAATCCCTCCCCGCTCCCGCTGCCCCACTCGCTCACCCCTGTCCAGAATCCCTCCCCGCTCCCGCTGCCCCACTCGCTCACCCCTGTCCAGAATCCCTCCCCGCTCCCGCTGCCCCACTCGCTCACCCCTGTCCAGAATCCCTCCCCGCTCCCGCTGCCCCACTCACTCACCCCTGTCCAGAGTCGCTCCCCGGTCCCGCTGCCCCACTCGCTCACCCCTGTCCAGAGCCACCGATCCCCGCCACGGTCAAATTTTGGCGCCGAGCGTCGCAGCCGTTAG